One Periophthalmus magnuspinnatus isolate fPerMag1 chromosome 8, fPerMag1.2.pri, whole genome shotgun sequence genomic window carries:
- the arhgap27l gene encoding rho GTPase-activating protein 27 isoform X2 produces the protein METAPVLSTPGLGLVLVEFEYQYRGRDGDLIQIRPNERYELLTKTNAHWWQVRTKPGSKPFYIPAKYVRELPHVPDLSPALCLPIGQESTSPAPMHTSTAPVPVPVPVLPKTPDEPRKPSDQVTIRLRSDGAYRRTENRMSTFGFPLDSDVSTAMPRTTNGTTNMADSLRVPTSGDSGNSHAHFTRHQPIPVEMPRPPPTHAVTQETATQSGRLEAQEGHLSQTGAGDEESEELPEEPSESEEEREEEQPLKEKEVREEREAEHPKEHPKEHPEEQPEENTVENQEERPSHREQRGEGEEREGSSSHIYESIQDLNIDLDALIGRDTMPKQEVESEAPSPAQESKPDSPIYANVYKNTIPPPPSDPAPPAPGPAPSLSGSSCSGLSPASPLSPLDEWQAHTDTDSGKLFYFNALTRRTTWTPPSEPSPTHSQWERLVDEVSGRFYFFNPTTGATSWDLPESHTPLSSRTPNTHPPLPEEDYPHNQAPDDSVFTTNLQLQIPRAQLDPKVDLRQSERTLGNGVPDSATSHTWRHSVAEDRFSSLRRHASDVTERSKGHIPDATQGHMLEKAGIINKTKVCENGKKLRKNWSQSWTVLHGGILTFHRDPKSAPAGTNSKASQIVPEFTVDLRGASVSWAHNKSSKKNVLELKTRQGCEFLIQYDTESIVSDWYKVISEAIQQLSVCVPDWDGPSEDSDDSDQERTKRNSSRSDPEQRRVRHKLRRFLQRRPTLQSVKEKGYIRDAVFGCHLDTLCHRENSTVPRFVQKCVRFVERRGLDTDGIYRVSGNLAVIQKLRHKADHEEQLDLEDGDITEVHVVTGALKLFFRELPEPLFPFSSYDKFIAAIQLPQYSQRVSYIKDLVQILPLPNHSTMELLFRHLHRVVEHGEQNRMSCQSLAIVFGPTLLRPQVESNLTVHMVFQSQIIELLLREGPDIFTPPQ, from the exons GTctgggtctggtcctggttgagTTTGAGTACCAGTACCGCGGCCGGGACGGGGATTTGATCCAGATCAGGCCCAACGAGCGCTATGAGCTCCTGACTAAGACCAACGCTCACTGGTGGCAAgtccggactaaacccggatcTAAACCGTTCTACATCCCGGCCAAGTACGTGCGTGAGCTGCCCCATGTGCCTGACCTTAGCCCCGCCCTCTGCCTCCCTATTGGTCAAGAGAGCACAAGCCCCGCCCCCATGCACACAAGCACCGCTCCTGTGCCCGTCCCAGTCCCGGTCCTGCCCAAGACCCCGGACGAGCCCCGCAAGCCCTCGGACCAG GTCACGATCCGGTTGCGGTCAGACGGGGCGTACCGGCGAACAGAGAACCGAATGTCGACCTTTGGCTTTCCTCTGGATAGTGACGTTTCCACAGCGATGCCCAGAACGACCAACGGGACTACAAACATGGCCGACAGCCTCCGAGTGCCTACCTCAGGGGATTCTGGGAATAGTCATGCCCACTTCACTCGTCACCAACCAATCCCGGTGGAGATGCCCAGACCCCCACCCACTCACGCCGTTACCCAGGAAACAGCCACCCAATCAGGACGGCTGGAAGCACAG gaagggcatctgagtCAAACTGGAGCAGGAGACGAAGAATCAGAGGAGTTGCCTGAGGAGCCGAgcgagagcgaggaggagagggaggaggagcagccattgaaggagaaggaggtgagggaggagagagaggccgaGCACCCAAAGGAGCACCCAAAGGAGCACCCAGAGGAGCAGCCAGAGgagaacacagtggagaacCAAGAGGAGCGCCCATCACacagggagcagaggggggagggggaggagagggaggggagctCCTCACACATCTACGAGTCCATCCAAGACCTCAACATCGACCTGGACGCTTTGATTGGTCGAGACACAAtgcccaaacaggaagtggagtcTGAGGCCCCGTCCCCTGCACAG GAGTCCAAACCCGACAGCCCCATCTACGCCAACGTCTACAAAAACACCATCCCACCCCCGCcctctgaccccgcccctccgGCCCCAGgccctgccccctccctctcagGGTCCTCCTGTTCCGGACTAAGCCCCGCCTCCCCCCTCAGCCCATTGGATGAATGGCAG GCTCACACAGACACGGATTCGGGGAAACTCTTTTACTTTAATGCTCTGACCAGACGTACCACCTGGACCCCACCCTCTGAGCCCAGCCCCACCCACTCACAG TGGGAGCGCCTGGTGGACGAGGTCTCAGGGAGGTTTTACTTTTTCAACCCGACGACAGGAGCCACGTCCTGGGATTTACCCGAGTCCCACACCCCCCTGAGCTCCAGGACTCCCAACACACACCCA CCGCTACCAGAAGAGGACTACCCTCACAACCAGGCTCCAGACGACAGCGTCTTCACCACA AACCTTCAGCTGCAGATCCCCAGAGCTCAGCTGGACCCTAAAGTGGATCTCAGACAGTCAGAG AGGACGTTAGGAAATGGAGTCCCTGACTCGGCGACGTCGCACACCTGGAGACACAGTGTGGCTGAAGAC AGATTCTCCTCGCTCCGGAGGCACGCCTCTGATGTGACTGAGCGCTCCAAAGGTCACATCCCCGACGCCACACAG GGCCACATGCTGGAGAAGGCCGGAATCATCAACAAAACCAAAGTCTGCGAAAACGGAAAAAAGCTCAG GAAAAACTGGTCTCAGTCGTGGACCGTTCTTCATGGAGGAATCTTGACGTTCCACAGAGACCCCAAATCTGCCCCTGCCGGCACCAAC AGTAAAGCATCTCAGATTGTACCGGAGTTCACGGTGGATCTGAGAGGAGCCTCTGTGTCCTGGGCCCACAACAAGTCCTCCAAGAAGAACGTCCTGGag CTGAAGACTCGTCAGGGCTGTGAGTTCCTGATTCAGTACGACACTGAGAGCATCGTCAGCGACTGGTACAAGGTCATCAGTGAAGCTATACAGCAACTG tctgtgtgtgtcccgGACTGGGATGGACCATCTGAGGACTCCGATGATTCGGACCAAGAGAGGACCAAGAGGAACT CGTCTCGTTCAGATCCAGAGCAGAGACGAGTTCGACACAAACTCCGACGATTCCTCCAGAGACGCCCCACACTGCAGAGCGTCAAAGAGAAGGGATATATACGAG ACGCAGTATTCGGGTGTCACCTAGACACTCTCTGTCACCGTGAGAACTCCACTGTCCCACGCTTTGTCCAAAAGTGCGTCCGCTTCGTCGAGCGCCGCGGCCTCGACACCGATGGAATCTACCGTGTGTCCGGCAACCTGGCGGTCATCCAGAAACTGAGACATAAGGCTGACCACG AGGAGCAGTTGGACTTGGAGGACGGGGACATCACAGAGGTCCACGTCGTGACCGGAGCGCTGAAGCTGTTTTTCCGAGAGTTACCGGAGCCTCTGTTTCCCTTCAGCTCCTACGACAAATTCATCGCCGCCATCC AGTTACCGCAGTACTCTCAGAGAGTCTCCTACATTAAAGACTTGGTTCAGATTCTTCCTCTGCCAAACCACAGCACCATGGAGCTGCTCTTCAGACACCTGCACAG GGTGGTGGAGCACGGTGAGCAGAACCGAATGTCGTGTCAGAGTTTGGCAATCGTCTTCGGGCCGACTTTGCTCCGCCCACAGGTGGAGTCTAACCTCACGGTGCACATGGTGTTTCAGAGCCAGATCATAGAACTACTGCTGAGGGAGGGGCCGGACATATTCACCCCACCACAATAA
- the arhgap27l gene encoding rho GTPase-activating protein 27 isoform X1: protein METAPVLSTPGLGLVLVEFEYQYRGRDGDLIQIRPNERYELLTKTNAHWWQVRTKPGSKPFYIPAKYVRELPHVPDLSPALCLPIGQESTSPAPMHTSTAPVPVPVPVLPKTPDEPRKPSDQVTIRLRSDGAYRRTENRMSTFGFPLDSDVSTAMPRTTNGTTNMADSLRVPTSGDSGNSHAHFTRHQPIPVEMPRPPPTHAVTQETATQSGRLEAQEGHLSQTGAGDEESEELPEEPSESEEEREEEQPLKEKEVREEREAEHPKEHPKEHPEEQPEENTVENQEERPSHREQRGEGEEREGSSSHIYESIQDLNIDLDALIGRDTMPKQEVESEAPSPAQESKPDSPIYANVYKNTIPPPPSDPAPPAPGPAPSLSGSSCSGLSPASPLSPLDEWQAHTDTDSGKLFYFNALTRRTTWTPPSEPSPTHSQWERLVDEVSGRFYFFNPTTGATSWDLPESHTPLSSRTPNTHPPLPEEDYPHNQAPDDSVFTTNLQLQIPRAQLDPKVDLRQSERTLGNGVPDSATSHTWRHSVAEDRFSSLRRHASDVTERSKGHIPDATQPPDRLKLRRNLSNRSTDSHQQHGHMLEKAGIINKTKVCENGKKLRKNWSQSWTVLHGGILTFHRDPKSAPAGTNSKASQIVPEFTVDLRGASVSWAHNKSSKKNVLELKTRQGCEFLIQYDTESIVSDWYKVISEAIQQLSVCVPDWDGPSEDSDDSDQERTKRNSSRSDPEQRRVRHKLRRFLQRRPTLQSVKEKGYIRDAVFGCHLDTLCHRENSTVPRFVQKCVRFVERRGLDTDGIYRVSGNLAVIQKLRHKADHEEQLDLEDGDITEVHVVTGALKLFFRELPEPLFPFSSYDKFIAAIQLPQYSQRVSYIKDLVQILPLPNHSTMELLFRHLHRVVEHGEQNRMSCQSLAIVFGPTLLRPQVESNLTVHMVFQSQIIELLLREGPDIFTPPQ from the exons GTctgggtctggtcctggttgagTTTGAGTACCAGTACCGCGGCCGGGACGGGGATTTGATCCAGATCAGGCCCAACGAGCGCTATGAGCTCCTGACTAAGACCAACGCTCACTGGTGGCAAgtccggactaaacccggatcTAAACCGTTCTACATCCCGGCCAAGTACGTGCGTGAGCTGCCCCATGTGCCTGACCTTAGCCCCGCCCTCTGCCTCCCTATTGGTCAAGAGAGCACAAGCCCCGCCCCCATGCACACAAGCACCGCTCCTGTGCCCGTCCCAGTCCCGGTCCTGCCCAAGACCCCGGACGAGCCCCGCAAGCCCTCGGACCAG GTCACGATCCGGTTGCGGTCAGACGGGGCGTACCGGCGAACAGAGAACCGAATGTCGACCTTTGGCTTTCCTCTGGATAGTGACGTTTCCACAGCGATGCCCAGAACGACCAACGGGACTACAAACATGGCCGACAGCCTCCGAGTGCCTACCTCAGGGGATTCTGGGAATAGTCATGCCCACTTCACTCGTCACCAACCAATCCCGGTGGAGATGCCCAGACCCCCACCCACTCACGCCGTTACCCAGGAAACAGCCACCCAATCAGGACGGCTGGAAGCACAG gaagggcatctgagtCAAACTGGAGCAGGAGACGAAGAATCAGAGGAGTTGCCTGAGGAGCCGAgcgagagcgaggaggagagggaggaggagcagccattgaaggagaaggaggtgagggaggagagagaggccgaGCACCCAAAGGAGCACCCAAAGGAGCACCCAGAGGAGCAGCCAGAGgagaacacagtggagaacCAAGAGGAGCGCCCATCACacagggagcagaggggggagggggaggagagggaggggagctCCTCACACATCTACGAGTCCATCCAAGACCTCAACATCGACCTGGACGCTTTGATTGGTCGAGACACAAtgcccaaacaggaagtggagtcTGAGGCCCCGTCCCCTGCACAG GAGTCCAAACCCGACAGCCCCATCTACGCCAACGTCTACAAAAACACCATCCCACCCCCGCcctctgaccccgcccctccgGCCCCAGgccctgccccctccctctcagGGTCCTCCTGTTCCGGACTAAGCCCCGCCTCCCCCCTCAGCCCATTGGATGAATGGCAG GCTCACACAGACACGGATTCGGGGAAACTCTTTTACTTTAATGCTCTGACCAGACGTACCACCTGGACCCCACCCTCTGAGCCCAGCCCCACCCACTCACAG TGGGAGCGCCTGGTGGACGAGGTCTCAGGGAGGTTTTACTTTTTCAACCCGACGACAGGAGCCACGTCCTGGGATTTACCCGAGTCCCACACCCCCCTGAGCTCCAGGACTCCCAACACACACCCA CCGCTACCAGAAGAGGACTACCCTCACAACCAGGCTCCAGACGACAGCGTCTTCACCACA AACCTTCAGCTGCAGATCCCCAGAGCTCAGCTGGACCCTAAAGTGGATCTCAGACAGTCAGAG AGGACGTTAGGAAATGGAGTCCCTGACTCGGCGACGTCGCACACCTGGAGACACAGTGTGGCTGAAGAC AGATTCTCCTCGCTCCGGAGGCACGCCTCTGATGTGACTGAGCGCTCCAAAGGTCACATCCCCGACGCCACACAG CCCCCTGATAGGTTGAAGCTGAGGAGGAACCTGTCCAATCGCAGCACAGACTCACACCAGCAGCAC GGCCACATGCTGGAGAAGGCCGGAATCATCAACAAAACCAAAGTCTGCGAAAACGGAAAAAAGCTCAG GAAAAACTGGTCTCAGTCGTGGACCGTTCTTCATGGAGGAATCTTGACGTTCCACAGAGACCCCAAATCTGCCCCTGCCGGCACCAAC AGTAAAGCATCTCAGATTGTACCGGAGTTCACGGTGGATCTGAGAGGAGCCTCTGTGTCCTGGGCCCACAACAAGTCCTCCAAGAAGAACGTCCTGGag CTGAAGACTCGTCAGGGCTGTGAGTTCCTGATTCAGTACGACACTGAGAGCATCGTCAGCGACTGGTACAAGGTCATCAGTGAAGCTATACAGCAACTG tctgtgtgtgtcccgGACTGGGATGGACCATCTGAGGACTCCGATGATTCGGACCAAGAGAGGACCAAGAGGAACT CGTCTCGTTCAGATCCAGAGCAGAGACGAGTTCGACACAAACTCCGACGATTCCTCCAGAGACGCCCCACACTGCAGAGCGTCAAAGAGAAGGGATATATACGAG ACGCAGTATTCGGGTGTCACCTAGACACTCTCTGTCACCGTGAGAACTCCACTGTCCCACGCTTTGTCCAAAAGTGCGTCCGCTTCGTCGAGCGCCGCGGCCTCGACACCGATGGAATCTACCGTGTGTCCGGCAACCTGGCGGTCATCCAGAAACTGAGACATAAGGCTGACCACG AGGAGCAGTTGGACTTGGAGGACGGGGACATCACAGAGGTCCACGTCGTGACCGGAGCGCTGAAGCTGTTTTTCCGAGAGTTACCGGAGCCTCTGTTTCCCTTCAGCTCCTACGACAAATTCATCGCCGCCATCC AGTTACCGCAGTACTCTCAGAGAGTCTCCTACATTAAAGACTTGGTTCAGATTCTTCCTCTGCCAAACCACAGCACCATGGAGCTGCTCTTCAGACACCTGCACAG GGTGGTGGAGCACGGTGAGCAGAACCGAATGTCGTGTCAGAGTTTGGCAATCGTCTTCGGGCCGACTTTGCTCCGCCCACAGGTGGAGTCTAACCTCACGGTGCACATGGTGTTTCAGAGCCAGATCATAGAACTACTGCTGAGGGAGGGGCCGGACATATTCACCCCACCACAATAA